From a region of the Pseudomonadaceae bacterium SI-3 genome:
- a CDS encoding PAS domain-containing protein, with amino-acid sequence MSACLNSEWSFSAPVLMALLVGLGVAVLARWVRHQPQFAGSSAFTLMHLAILWWLGVAALEMSVHQQACKMFWAGMAWPAILGVPTFWSVFLWQYVHSIRSPLRPLPVIASMVMPVVFWLLAVSNPWHLLFYGLDSSPISSEPNAPIAYQHGPLFYLAAAYGYPFMVFCIGITLRAAALSSGLHRRHYLIFLMLTTIPWAANISYVAFGWTLFGFDPTPFSFALTVAGFGWLIGGLRLFDLLPVARHLLLDALMDPVLVIDPQRRVIEANPAALRMADLKKGWHGCALAQWPYIGDTLDGILQQTEPGGAPQQVSVDARQQHFEVRVRAICRSTREGTVTLGQMLYLRDITEFQRSQQQLAEALALSKQQLETISSLHRTLQDQALRDPLTDLYNRRHLEEFFAREAARAQRDDTPIALAMVDLDHFKRLNDTHGHAAGDDALKGVAAFLLSRLRNTDAVFRIGGEEFLLVLPCTQPAEALEKLAQLCRQFAAQSLATRAGLLRLTMSVGVAHFPLQASDLDGLMQHADRQLYLAKDGGRNRVMAMPGAVQATVSALPLPH; translated from the coding sequence ATGTCGGCCTGCTTGAATTCAGAGTGGAGTTTTTCAGCCCCCGTGCTGATGGCGCTGCTAGTTGGCCTCGGCGTCGCGGTATTGGCACGCTGGGTCCGCCATCAGCCACAATTTGCCGGCAGCTCCGCTTTCACCTTGATGCATCTGGCCATCCTCTGGTGGCTCGGCGTTGCTGCGTTGGAAATGAGTGTTCACCAGCAGGCTTGCAAAATGTTCTGGGCAGGCATGGCCTGGCCCGCCATTCTCGGCGTCCCGACGTTCTGGTCGGTATTTCTCTGGCAATACGTCCACAGCATCCGTAGCCCCTTAAGACCGCTCCCCGTCATTGCCTCGATGGTGATGCCAGTGGTGTTCTGGTTGCTGGCAGTGAGCAACCCCTGGCATTTACTGTTCTACGGCTTGGACAGCTCGCCGATCTCATCAGAGCCCAATGCGCCGATTGCCTACCAGCACGGGCCGTTATTCTATCTGGCGGCGGCTTACGGCTACCCCTTCATGGTTTTCTGCATCGGTATCACGCTGCGTGCAGCGGCGCTCAGCAGCGGCTTGCATCGACGGCACTACCTGATTTTCCTGATGCTGACCACGATTCCCTGGGCTGCCAATATCAGTTATGTCGCTTTTGGCTGGACCCTATTCGGCTTCGATCCGACACCGTTCAGCTTCGCATTGACCGTTGCGGGTTTCGGCTGGCTGATCGGCGGGCTGCGGCTGTTCGACCTGCTGCCAGTGGCGCGCCACCTGCTGCTCGATGCGCTGATGGACCCGGTATTGGTGATCGACCCACAACGCCGAGTAATCGAGGCCAACCCAGCTGCACTTCGCATGGCGGACCTGAAAAAGGGCTGGCATGGCTGCGCGTTGGCGCAATGGCCCTATATAGGCGACACGCTGGACGGCATATTGCAGCAGACGGAGCCTGGAGGCGCACCGCAGCAGGTAAGCGTCGACGCACGGCAACAGCACTTCGAGGTACGTGTCCGTGCGATTTGTCGCTCGACACGCGAAGGAACGGTGACCCTAGGGCAGATGCTTTATCTGCGCGATATCACTGAATTCCAGCGCAGCCAGCAGCAACTGGCAGAAGCATTGGCACTTAGCAAACAGCAGCTGGAGACTATTTCCAGCCTTCATAGAACCCTACAGGACCAGGCTCTCCGTGATCCACTGACGGACTTGTACAACCGCCGTCACCTGGAAGAGTTCTTCGCCCGCGAAGCGGCCCGTGCGCAGCGTGATGACACGCCTATCGCATTGGCGATGGTCGACTTGGATCATTTCAAGCGACTGAACGACACCCATGGTCACGCAGCTGGCGATGACGCATTAAAGGGCGTGGCCGCATTTCTGTTGAGTAGGTTGCGCAACACCGATGCGGTCTTTCGTATCGGTGGAGAGGAGTTTTTGCTGGTATTGCCGTGTACTCAGCCGGCCGAAGCCTTGGAAAAGCTGGCTCAGCTTTGCCGGCAGTTCGCGGCTCAATCACTGGCGACTCGTGCCGGACTGCTTCGCCTGACCATGTCGGTCGGCGTCGCGCATTTTCCTTTACAGGCCAGTGACCTGGACGGCCTCATGCAGCACGCCGACAGGCAGCTTTACCTGGCCAAGGACGGCGGACGGAACCGGGTCATGGCGATGCCCGGCGCTGTCCAAGCGACCGTCAGTGCCCTACCACTACCTCACTGA
- a CDS encoding branched-chain amino acid ABC transporter substrate-binding protein, with amino-acid sequence MRPLSFRIRCLITLACCAAFVSDAGAAEPELSVRIGYLGYRPDPGPLLSNVIPEPVDAGLSGAELAIADSNSTGRFLKHSYALNSITAETPEQLQNEARQLHDQGVRLFVVNAPAKSLEALASAMPDSLLINAGSPDDELRTTRCLGNVLHTLPSRSMLADALGQFLAVRRWNRWLLISGPTEEDQAYAEAIKRAAKRFGHKIIEEKPWTFDNDQRRTAQADMPLFTQAGEYDVVVVADERGDFGEYVPYHTWLPRPVVGTQGLIPTGWHKTVETYGAAQLQKRFEAHANRWMNDRDFAVWIGVRSLATAITKLGTADPDAIRQISLSETLPVDGFKGRKLTFRPWNGQLRQPIPLVHPRGLVSNSPQEGFLHPTSELDTLGFDRPESKCRLSEASR; translated from the coding sequence ATGCGCCCTCTTTCTTTCCGCATCCGTTGCTTGATCACCCTCGCCTGTTGCGCCGCTTTCGTCAGTGACGCAGGCGCAGCGGAGCCAGAACTCTCGGTGCGCATCGGTTACCTAGGCTACCGCCCGGACCCAGGCCCTCTGCTATCCAACGTGATCCCCGAGCCGGTTGATGCCGGCTTGAGCGGTGCCGAACTGGCCATTGCCGACAGCAACAGCACAGGACGTTTCCTCAAACACAGCTATGCCTTGAATAGCATCACGGCCGAAACACCAGAGCAACTCCAGAACGAGGCCCGGCAGCTGCATGATCAGGGGGTTCGATTGTTCGTCGTGAATGCGCCCGCTAAAAGCCTGGAAGCGCTAGCCTCTGCCATGCCGGACAGCCTGCTGATCAACGCCGGCAGCCCCGATGACGAACTGCGAACGACCCGCTGCCTGGGTAACGTGCTGCATACCCTTCCAAGCCGCAGTATGTTGGCCGACGCGCTGGGGCAGTTCCTTGCCGTGCGCCGTTGGAACCGCTGGCTGTTGATCAGCGGGCCGACCGAGGAGGATCAGGCCTATGCCGAGGCGATCAAGCGTGCCGCCAAACGGTTCGGCCACAAGATCATCGAAGAGAAGCCCTGGACCTTCGATAACGACCAGCGGCGCACAGCTCAAGCCGACATGCCCCTGTTCACTCAAGCTGGCGAGTACGACGTGGTCGTGGTGGCTGATGAGCGCGGCGACTTCGGCGAGTACGTGCCCTACCACACCTGGCTTCCGCGGCCGGTAGTGGGCACGCAGGGCCTGATCCCGACAGGCTGGCATAAAACGGTCGAAACCTATGGCGCTGCGCAGCTCCAGAAGCGCTTCGAAGCACATGCCAATCGCTGGATGAACGACCGCGATTTCGCTGTCTGGATCGGCGTGCGCAGCCTCGCCACGGCAATCACCAAGCTCGGCACCGCCGACCCCGACGCAATACGCCAGATATCGCTGAGCGAGACGCTGCCGGTCGATGGATTCAAAGGCCGCAAGCTGACGTTCCGGCCCTGGAACGGCCAGCTGCGCCAGCCGATCCCGCTCGTGCATCCACGTGGTCTGGTATCCAACTCGCCCCAGGAGGGCTTCCTGCACCCCACCAGTGAACTGGATACCCTGGGGTTCGATCGTCCGGAGAGCAAATGCCGGTTGAGCGAGGCGAGCCGATGA
- a CDS encoding sensor histidine kinase, with protein MSALWRISLLVSLFFSLVAAVCLAVLLRQASQDVSRELAAAGAVLSYLTDVAERDPAALQPELTRHLRHVQVRWLGPGVPSREVRPQRSTWLEILLYPAELPPPLTVQMPEGRTLQLSVDPRDEIEEVEESLLQLLAWFGSALLLSLLAIRWAVRPALGVLNELLAAFGQVSQGRLDMRLPSHSLLEAQQLSGHFNRMVSALEYTRRENDDLTRSLLELQERERTQLAQALHDDLGQYLAGIRAQACLLQAIKDQPQLVSTTARTLDDHCEQLQDGFRRLTRELYPVMLDHLELPEAIHLLAEQWQSAQGITLRVQIDRRIPSLALNKKEQLYRLLQESLTNVAKHACASFVFIRLRMNGGRLRLLVRDNGHGHGAPGRPGIGLRSMHERARALDGRLIACGRVGYGWVVYLDIPIRESCSNEDPSR; from the coding sequence ATGTCAGCACTCTGGCGTATCAGCCTGCTGGTCTCGCTGTTTTTTAGCCTGGTTGCGGCCGTCTGCTTGGCTGTACTGCTGCGTCAGGCCAGTCAAGACGTCAGCCGCGAACTGGCGGCGGCGGGTGCCGTGCTCAGCTATCTCACCGATGTAGCGGAGCGCGATCCCGCTGCACTCCAGCCTGAGCTGACGCGGCACTTGCGGCATGTTCAGGTTCGCTGGTTGGGCCCAGGTGTCCCAAGCCGCGAGGTCCGCCCGCAGCGAAGCACCTGGCTCGAGATCCTGTTGTATCCCGCCGAGCTGCCCCCGCCGCTGACTGTGCAGATGCCAGAGGGTCGAACCTTGCAACTGAGCGTCGATCCCCGAGACGAGATCGAGGAAGTCGAGGAATCCCTGCTACAGCTGTTGGCATGGTTCGGCAGTGCGTTATTGCTGAGCCTGCTGGCGATCCGGTGGGCTGTCAGGCCTGCGCTGGGCGTGCTGAACGAGTTGCTTGCCGCCTTTGGCCAGGTTTCCCAAGGCCGTCTCGATATGCGTCTGCCGAGCCACTCCCTGCTGGAGGCACAGCAGTTATCCGGGCATTTCAACCGCATGGTCAGCGCCTTGGAGTACACCCGGCGAGAAAACGATGACCTGACGCGCTCGTTACTGGAGCTGCAGGAGCGTGAGCGCACACAGCTCGCCCAGGCGCTGCATGATGATCTTGGGCAATACCTGGCCGGTATCCGCGCCCAGGCTTGCTTGCTACAGGCGATAAAAGACCAGCCGCAACTGGTCAGCACAACCGCACGCACTCTGGATGATCACTGCGAACAATTGCAGGACGGTTTTCGCAGGCTGACGCGCGAGCTCTATCCCGTGATGCTCGACCATTTGGAATTGCCTGAAGCAATACACCTGTTGGCCGAGCAGTGGCAGAGCGCGCAAGGGATCACGTTGCGCGTGCAGATCGACCGGCGCATTCCCTCCCTTGCGCTGAACAAGAAAGAACAGCTGTACCGTTTGCTGCAGGAATCGCTCACAAATGTGGCCAAGCATGCCTGTGCCAGCTTCGTGTTCATTCGCCTGCGCATGAACGGCGGTCGGCTGCGGCTGCTCGTGCGTGACAATGGCCACGGACACGGCGCACCCGGACGGCCCGGCATTGGCCTGCGTTCGATGCATGAACGTGCCCGGGCGCTGGATGGCCGGTTGATCGCGTGCGGGCGAGTAGGTTACGGCTGGGTGGTCTATCTGGACATTCCGATCAGGGAGTCATGCTCCAATGAAGATCCTTCTCGTTGA
- a CDS encoding EthD family reductase translates to MIKVSVMYPNTPGARFDHDYYRDKHLPLLKARMGDACLYYTIDKAISGRTPDEPAPYVAMCHIFSESVEAFLAGIGPHAEEIVADIANYTDLTPVRQISEVVVGH, encoded by the coding sequence ATGATCAAAGTCAGCGTGATGTACCCCAATACCCCTGGTGCGAGGTTCGATCACGATTACTATCGCGACAAGCACCTACCGTTGCTCAAGGCCCGTATGGGCGATGCCTGCCTCTATTACACGATCGACAAGGCCATTTCCGGGCGCACTCCAGATGAACCGGCGCCCTACGTTGCGATGTGCCACATTTTCAGCGAATCGGTCGAAGCCTTTCTGGCGGGTATCGGTCCTCATGCAGAGGAGATTGTTGCGGACATCGCCAATTACACCGACCTGACGCCGGTCCGGCAGATCAGTGAGGTAGTGGTAGGGCACTGA
- a CDS encoding PQQ-dependent dehydrogenase, methanol/ethanol family, producing the protein MTTTPPLGSKRPLAIAVLIGGLSLSGLADAKNVTWDDIANDHLSTGNVLQYGLGTNAQRWSPLNQVNDENVFKLTPAWSFSFGDEKQRGQESQAIVHDGVIYVTGSYSRVFALDSRTGKRLWSYAHRLPADIRPCCDVVNRGAAIYGDKIYFGTLDAQVVALNKDTGKVVWKKKFGDHGAGYTMTGAPTLIKDQKSGKVLLIHGSSGDEFGIVGKLFARDPETGEEVWMRPFVEGHVGRLNGKDSTPTGDVKAPSWPDDPNSPTGKKEAWSQGGGAPWQSASFDAETNTIIVGAGNPAPWNGWARTADGGEPKDYDSLYTSGQVGVDATTGEVKWFYQHTPNDAWDFSGNNELVLFDYKNKDGKTVKATAHADRNGFFYVVDREDGKLQNAFPFVDNITWASHIDMKTGRPVENEGQRPPLPEPGEAHGKSVEVSPPFLGGKNWNPMAYSQDTGLFYVPANHWKEDYWTEEVSYKKGNAYLGQGFRIKRMYDDHVGILRAMDPTTGKVAWEHKEPLPLWAGVLATQGNLVFTGTGDGYLKAFNAKTGEELWKFQTGSGIIAPPITWEQDGEQFIGVTVGYGGAVPLWGGDMAALTKPVAQGGSFWVFRIPSWDNSTAKR; encoded by the coding sequence ATGACAACAACACCCCCCCTGGGCAGCAAACGCCCTCTCGCCATCGCCGTTCTGATTGGCGGTCTCTCACTCAGCGGCTTGGCAGACGCCAAGAACGTCACCTGGGACGACATCGCCAACGACCATCTTTCGACCGGAAACGTATTGCAGTACGGCCTGGGCACCAATGCCCAGCGCTGGAGCCCGCTGAATCAGGTGAATGATGAAAACGTCTTCAAACTGACGCCGGCCTGGTCCTTTTCCTTTGGTGACGAGAAGCAGCGGGGACAGGAATCCCAGGCCATCGTGCATGACGGTGTGATCTACGTGACGGGCTCTTACTCGCGCGTGTTCGCGCTCGATTCGCGCACAGGCAAACGGCTTTGGAGCTACGCGCACCGATTGCCTGCGGACATCCGCCCGTGCTGCGACGTCGTCAACCGAGGTGCGGCGATTTATGGTGACAAGATCTACTTCGGCACGCTGGATGCCCAGGTGGTCGCGCTGAACAAGGACACCGGCAAGGTCGTCTGGAAGAAGAAGTTCGGTGACCACGGCGCGGGCTACACCATGACTGGCGCACCAACCCTGATCAAGGACCAGAAAAGCGGCAAGGTGCTGTTGATTCATGGCAGCTCGGGCGACGAATTCGGAATCGTCGGCAAGCTGTTCGCCCGCGATCCAGAGACCGGCGAGGAAGTCTGGATGCGTCCCTTCGTCGAGGGCCATGTGGGCCGTCTCAACGGCAAAGACAGCACACCGACCGGGGACGTCAAAGCGCCCTCCTGGCCTGATGACCCCAATTCGCCCACTGGCAAGAAAGAGGCCTGGAGCCAGGGTGGCGGCGCGCCTTGGCAGAGCGCGAGCTTCGATGCCGAGACCAACACCATCATCGTCGGTGCGGGAAACCCGGCGCCCTGGAACGGTTGGGCGCGCACCGCCGATGGCGGCGAGCCGAAGGACTACGACAGCCTCTATACCTCCGGGCAGGTCGGTGTCGACGCCACCACGGGCGAAGTGAAGTGGTTCTATCAGCACACCCCCAACGATGCCTGGGATTTCTCTGGCAACAATGAGCTGGTGCTGTTCGACTACAAAAACAAGGATGGGAAAACCGTCAAGGCGACGGCTCATGCCGACCGCAATGGCTTCTTCTACGTGGTCGATCGCGAGGATGGCAAGTTGCAGAACGCCTTCCCTTTCGTCGACAACATCACCTGGGCCAGCCACATCGACATGAAGACCGGACGACCTGTCGAGAATGAAGGTCAGCGCCCACCGCTGCCGGAGCCAGGCGAAGCGCACGGCAAGTCAGTCGAGGTTTCACCGCCCTTTCTGGGCGGTAAAAACTGGAACCCCATGGCCTACAGCCAGGACACCGGGCTGTTCTACGTCCCCGCCAACCATTGGAAAGAGGACTACTGGACCGAAGAGGTCAGCTACAAGAAGGGTAATGCCTATCTCGGTCAGGGCTTCCGCATCAAGCGCATGTACGACGATCACGTCGGCATTCTTCGCGCCATGGATCCCACCACGGGCAAAGTTGCCTGGGAGCACAAGGAGCCGCTGCCGCTCTGGGCGGGTGTGCTTGCCACCCAGGGCAACCTGGTATTCACCGGGACCGGTGATGGTTACCTGAAAGCGTTCAACGCTAAAACCGGCGAAGAGCTGTGGAAATTCCAGACCGGCAGCGGAATCATCGCCCCGCCCATCACCTGGGAGCAGGACGGTGAGCAATTCATCGGAGTGACCGTCGGCTACGGTGGCGCCGTGCCGCTGTGGGGCGGCGACATGGCAGCGCTGACCAAGCCTGTCGCGCAAGGCGGCTCGTTCTGGGTGTTCCGGATCCCGAGTTGGGACAACTCGACCGCTAAACGCTAA
- a CDS encoding 3'-5' exonuclease, giving the protein MSIIRIPQVVELDALPRFDGLHLDQIITPETPEAFSQAKDELLGWPQVGFDTESKPTFKVGEVSTGPHLIQFASPEKGYLFKVGLDGCSEAVRAVLQSTQVLKVGFGLSTDRSRLRNRLGIEMVHFIDLGTTLRYQGKKGQVGLRGAVAAVLGTRVSKSRSVSTSNWSNRSLTDAQRLYAANDAYAALSVFLALGDDAERVLHDRIVPAKQLDS; this is encoded by the coding sequence ATGAGCATCATCCGTATCCCACAGGTCGTCGAACTGGACGCCCTGCCCCGCTTCGATGGCCTTCACCTGGACCAGATCATCACCCCCGAAACCCCCGAAGCCTTCAGCCAAGCCAAGGACGAGCTGCTCGGTTGGCCGCAGGTCGGCTTCGATACCGAGTCCAAACCGACCTTCAAGGTGGGTGAAGTATCGACGGGGCCGCATTTGATTCAGTTTGCCAGCCCCGAGAAAGGCTACCTGTTCAAGGTCGGCTTGGATGGCTGTAGCGAAGCCGTCAGAGCGGTGCTCCAGTCAACTCAGGTATTGAAGGTGGGGTTCGGGCTGAGTACCGACCGCAGCCGATTGCGCAACCGCCTGGGTATCGAGATGGTGCACTTCATCGACCTGGGCACAACCCTGCGCTACCAGGGCAAAAAGGGACAGGTCGGACTACGCGGCGCGGTTGCAGCGGTATTGGGTACGCGAGTGAGCAAATCGCGCAGCGTATCCACGTCGAACTGGAGCAACCGTTCTCTTACCGATGCGCAGCGGCTGTATGCGGCGAACGATGCCTACGCCGCACTTAGCGTATTCCTTGCCTTGGGCGACGACGCCGAACGCGTTCTGCATGACCGGATCGTCCCGGCCAAACAGCTGGACAGCTGA
- a CDS encoding copper-binding protein: protein MPPFKALTLQLLLIASLIGFDQVLAAGDLTRRTQSLPDLRFGSEESDYAVSQKEYQLETGVAYQLKVIAEGQKECAFQAPEFSQAIFLRKVEAGGVEIKAVTLVELEFEEAGEAEIFFLPIKPGRYPFYCKGLQNKGMEGSFLVK, encoded by the coding sequence ATGCCTCCATTCAAAGCGCTCACCCTTCAGCTCCTGTTGATTGCCAGCCTGATCGGCTTCGATCAGGTGCTTGCCGCCGGTGACCTTACCCGTCGCACGCAATCGCTGCCGGATCTCAGATTCGGTTCCGAAGAAAGCGATTACGCGGTCTCGCAGAAGGAGTACCAACTCGAGACCGGCGTGGCCTATCAACTCAAGGTCATCGCCGAAGGCCAGAAAGAATGCGCTTTCCAGGCACCGGAGTTTTCGCAGGCAATCTTCCTGCGCAAGGTCGAAGCCGGAGGCGTGGAAATCAAGGCTGTGACTTTGGTCGAGCTTGAATTCGAAGAAGCCGGTGAGGCGGAAATCTTTTTCCTGCCGATCAAGCCCGGCCGTTACCCCTTCTATTGCAAAGGGCTGCAGAACAAGGGCATGGAAGGAAGCTTCTTGGTCAAGTAG
- a CDS encoding two pore domain potassium channel family protein — MVFLVLGILLFLFTAADITKTTLSTRGGGTITNIVSKSVWRCFFAAAGRRGEAKLLEYAGQCVLLLVLLTWIACLWLSLFLMLASDPASVINGTTKAAADLWETFYYAGFTLSTLGVGDFAASNDAWRVLTSAAAFCGLTFITAAITYIVPVLSAVSLQNQLSLLISSMGRTPQEILVNSWNGSDFSRFYDNASDIRQMLVEHTLNHHAYPVIRCFHNKQAEKNVIPAVASLNEVLQLLEEVADDVPQDTLKHKMLVSALDQHVEMQRSNYLGQVNSHAQLPIMDLASLSDAGIPLKSNAAQMLNAPERRRLLAALLEADGWEWHHVYPRD; from the coding sequence ATGGTTTTTCTTGTCTTGGGAATTTTGCTTTTTCTGTTCACGGCGGCAGATATCACCAAAACCACGCTGTCGACGCGCGGTGGTGGGACTATCACCAATATCGTTTCCAAGAGCGTATGGCGTTGTTTCTTCGCCGCGGCCGGTCGGCGAGGGGAGGCGAAGTTGCTGGAGTATGCAGGCCAATGCGTGCTGCTGTTGGTGCTGCTGACCTGGATTGCCTGTCTATGGCTCAGTCTGTTTCTGATGCTTGCGTCGGACCCGGCCTCGGTGATCAATGGCACGACCAAGGCGGCCGCGGACCTCTGGGAAACCTTCTACTACGCCGGCTTTACGCTTTCGACGCTGGGCGTAGGCGATTTCGCAGCCTCAAACGACGCCTGGCGGGTATTGACCAGTGCTGCAGCCTTTTGTGGGCTGACCTTCATCACGGCTGCGATCACCTACATCGTTCCGGTACTGTCGGCTGTCAGCTTGCAAAACCAGCTTAGTCTGCTCATCAGTAGCATGGGACGGACACCGCAGGAGATCTTGGTCAACAGTTGGAACGGGTCTGATTTTTCGCGTTTTTATGACAATGCCAGCGACATACGGCAGATGCTGGTCGAGCACACCCTCAACCATCACGCCTATCCGGTGATTCGTTGCTTTCATAACAAACAAGCAGAAAAGAACGTCATCCCCGCTGTGGCGAGCCTGAACGAGGTGCTGCAGTTGCTTGAAGAGGTCGCTGACGACGTACCGCAGGACACGCTGAAACACAAGATGCTCGTGTCGGCGCTGGACCAGCATGTTGAGATGCAGCGTTCCAACTACCTCGGCCAGGTGAATAGCCACGCCCAGCTTCCGATCATGGATCTCGCGTCGCTGAGCGATGCCGGAATACCGCTTAAATCGAATGCGGCTCAAATGCTCAACGCACCGGAGCGGCGCCGGTTGTTGGCCGCATTACTGGAAGCGGATGGCTGGGAATGGCACCACGTTTACCCGCGCGACTGA
- a CDS encoding DNA-binding response regulator, with amino-acid sequence MKILLVDDHAVVRQGYAALLRVLLPDVQVIEACDGEEALAKALEVAPSLVIMDVGLPGISGVETTRRLLQRLPQLRVLFFSMHDELPLVRQALDAGAAGYITKSSSPEVLLDAVRRTLAGHAYIEQTLATQLARNPVAANAQDPRLQGMTQREFEIFVMLAKGTPARLIAERLCISGKTVSNYLTLLKSKLQVSSHAELVHLAIDTGIVRVGDRAAS; translated from the coding sequence ATGAAGATCCTTCTCGTTGACGATCACGCCGTAGTCCGCCAGGGCTACGCTGCGCTACTACGCGTCTTGCTACCCGACGTTCAGGTCATTGAGGCCTGCGATGGCGAGGAGGCCTTGGCCAAAGCTCTGGAGGTGGCCCCAAGCCTGGTCATCATGGATGTCGGACTACCCGGCATCAGCGGCGTCGAAACCACACGGCGCCTGTTGCAGCGGCTGCCACAACTGCGCGTGCTGTTCTTTAGCATGCACGACGAATTACCCCTGGTGCGCCAGGCACTGGATGCCGGAGCCGCCGGCTATATCACCAAGAGCTCATCGCCGGAGGTGCTCTTGGACGCGGTACGCCGTACCTTGGCCGGTCACGCCTACATCGAACAGACGCTGGCCACCCAATTGGCACGCAACCCGGTGGCGGCTAATGCGCAGGATCCACGCTTGCAAGGAATGACACAGCGTGAATTCGAAATCTTCGTAATGCTCGCCAAGGGCACACCGGCGCGACTGATCGCCGAACGGCTTTGCATCAGTGGTAAGACGGTGTCCAACTACCTGACGCTCCTCAAGAGCAAGCTGCAGGTCAGCTCGCATGCGGAGCTGGTTCATCTGGCCATTGATACCGGTATTGTGCGGGTAGGTGATCGAGCAGCCAGTTAG
- a CDS encoding pentapeptide repeat-containing protein → MNPTLLLLPLALLASTSLLADDDQPIIINGCVIQPESRCRNADLRNADLSNQDMRKMDLAGANLSAANLRHANLDLANLEKADLTGATLTRASLQQANLRVANLTNAHLVAIQGWGLFAQAARFNGANLTAANLEFARLSGAKLQGANLTAANLEMSWLSKADLARATLTDANLQEGKFNDANLAEATLTGARRHYATFQGTHMESCIDCPIDWEK, encoded by the coding sequence ATGAACCCGACTCTTCTTTTGCTGCCCCTTGCACTGCTCGCCAGCACGTCCCTTCTCGCTGATGACGATCAGCCGATCATCATCAATGGCTGCGTCATCCAGCCGGAAAGCAGATGCCGCAACGCCGACCTTCGTAACGCCGACCTGAGCAATCAGGACATGCGCAAGATGGACCTGGCCGGTGCCAATCTGTCCGCTGCCAACCTGCGTCATGCCAATCTCGATCTGGCCAATCTGGAAAAGGCAGACCTGACCGGCGCCACCCTCACCCGCGCCAGCCTGCAACAAGCCAACCTGCGGGTGGCGAATCTCACCAATGCGCACCTGGTCGCGATTCAGGGATGGGGCCTGTTCGCTCAGGCCGCACGCTTCAACGGGGCCAACCTGACCGCAGCAAACCTCGAGTTTGCGCGTTTGAGTGGGGCGAAATTGCAGGGTGCAAATCTAACTGCCGCCAACCTGGAAATGAGTTGGCTCAGCAAGGCCGATCTCGCACGCGCAACGCTGACCGACGCGAACCTGCAAGAAGGCAAGTTCAACGATGCCAACCTCGCAGAGGCCACCCTGACCGGGGCACGCCGTCACTATGCAACCTTTCAAGGCACCCATATGGAAAGCTGCATCGATTGCCCGATTGACTGGGAAAAGTAA
- a CDS encoding DUF421 domain-containing protein: MEGMFFSGWSTLVRTLVIGILAYINLIVLLRISGRRTLSKMNAFDLIVTVALGSTFATILLNRDVSLAEGTLALALLIGLQYLVTWSSVRVGWVRKLVTGEPALLLYQGQMLGSAMRAARVTEDEVRSAIRSSGFSAIDEVEAVILETDGSFSVIKKGSRDSRSSLSGVMTPGPRNIEL, from the coding sequence GTGGAAGGTATGTTTTTCAGCGGCTGGTCGACACTGGTCCGCACCCTGGTCATTGGCATCCTGGCTTATATCAACCTGATCGTACTGTTGCGTATTTCCGGCCGCCGTACGCTCTCCAAGATGAACGCATTCGACCTGATCGTCACGGTAGCCCTGGGATCGACGTTCGCCACCATTTTGCTGAACCGCGATGTATCGCTTGCCGAAGGCACCCTGGCATTGGCGCTGCTGATCGGATTGCAGTATCTCGTCACCTGGTCCAGCGTAAGAGTCGGTTGGGTACGCAAGCTGGTCACTGGCGAACCAGCGCTGCTGCTATATCAAGGGCAGATGCTAGGCAGTGCCATGCGCGCGGCTCGGGTCACTGAAGATGAGGTCCGCTCGGCGATACGCTCTAGCGGATTCTCTGCTATCGATGAGGTTGAAGCGGTCATTCTGGAGACCGATGGCAGCTTCAGTGTGATCAAAAAAGGTTCTCGCGATAGCCGTTCGAGCCTATCCGGGGTCATGACGCCGGGCCCCCGGAACATTGAGCTTTAG